The DNA segment TACACGTTAACAATATGGTCTCAGTTGCCAGCACCGGAGCGCTGGAAGTTTACGGCGGCTCGTGCGGCTTGGGAGTCTCTGTTGCCGCCGGCGGAAGTATGGTCGTCTATGGTGAGAATTATGCAGTAGACGGCACGCCAGTCGCCGAAGGTATAACCGAGGTCAGCTTGGGCTTTAACACCCTGAGCTGGACGGATGCGGCTGGTACGAGCCACAGTCTCTTTATCGGGAGTGACGAAATGGTTCAGCTGCCTGGTCTGGCAGTTGAGGAAAATCAGGCCCCTGCGGCTGATGCGGGTGGACCTTATGTTGTTGACGCTACCAGTTGGGACGGCGCAGAGGTGACATTGAACGGATCTGCGTCTAGTGACCCGGATGGCGATGATATCGTATCTTACGAATGGGACATTGACGGTGACGGGGCGGCTGATTCGACACAGGCTTCGTTTGTCGGCCTTTTCCCTATCGGAGCAAGCGATATTACGCTTGTGGTTGTCGATTCAAAGGGCCTTGCCAGTGAACCAGTGACTACGACTGTAACTGTGAGCACCTGGGAAGTAGGAGTCGACATCAAGCCTGAGAGCACAGATAATACTATCAATATGGGTTCGAATGGTGTAGTCCCGGTCGCTTTCCTGTCGAGCAGCGATTTCGACGCGACTACGATCGATCCGCTTACAGTGACTCTGCGTGGTGAAGATTTCAACACCGGGCTGGTAAAGGTACGCGGCAAAAAGCAAAACCCGATGGCAACGGAAACTGATGTAAACGGTGACGGCCTGATCGATCTCTATGTCAAACTCGAGACCGAAAAGCTGGCAGAGTATGAGCTCGATGCCGTATGTGACTTTGGTGCGTTGACTTACGACGGTTTGGTAGTAAGCGGCAGCGACAGCATCACAGTAGTGCCTCAGTAAGTCACTTGCTAAATGCGAGCTGAAGACTGTTCGCACAAACTTATAAAACAAAGGCGTGTCGGCTCATGATTGACCGGCACGCCTTTTTTGATAATCACATTGCTGGCCGCTATTCACTCGGGCGGCTTGCTAGTAGCTTACGTAACTCTTGCCGTCGCTGTCGCTGCCGGTGGTGTTGATGTGGAACTCGCCGGTTTCTTTTTTGTAGAGCCAGCCGCTGGAATCATCTACCGCTGCTGAGAATGCGGTGGCTTCGGCAACATAGATGATGTCTGAGCGGTTATTAAACGGGTTTTCGGGCAGTTCGAGCACGTATGGGCCGTATTGGTAATCGCCGGTGGGAGTTTGATAGTTGCCGGGTGTGCCGTCAGCTTTGGTGCAATTGGTGAACTGCATCTGCATGAAAGCGGCGCTGAGAGAGGAACCGCCGGCATATCCGGGCAGGACGCCATCGTGCTGAGTCTTGAACAGTGATATCTGCTGCCGCATCGTCCTCAACGAATCCTTTGCAGTCGCTTCTTTTGCCTGGGTAGTGTGCGCCTGCAGTTGGGGCAGGGCGATGGCTGCCAGGATGCCAAGGATGGCCACTACGATCATAAGTTCAACAAGGGTGAAGGCTTTTTTCACTTTTACCTCCAGGTATTTTGCTTGATGTAAGATTATTTCTTATCCTTTTAAGTATCGGTACAGGACCTGATGATTATGGGAAAAATCGCCTAAAGAAATGGCGATTACTCGCTTTAGGCTCGGTTTATGCTAATTCGAAGCTGTGACCGGGGGCCGAATAGTCCCATAAAAACCCATAGATTTACAGAGAATCTGGTTTTAGACACTAATTTATTTTGGGGGATGCACAATGATACGTGAGAAGTCTGGCAATAAGTTTAATTCTGTTTTTTTGTCTCTGCTTGTCGGACTGGCATGTTTGGGTCCTAATATAATGGCCGATGACGTTCAGGGAGACCTGGAACTTGCAGGCGGTGGAGAGTACGACCTGGATTACAGTGTCATGGGCAACGTCTATGTGGGTAATATCGAAGACAGTGCGGATACGACCGTGAATATGCTGCCCGGGGGTTATGTGCGTGATGCGCTGGTGGTATCGGATACGGGGATTTTGAACGTATTCGGCGGGACGTGCGACTGGCTGGTCAGTATCGCCTCGGATGCGGTTATCAATGTCTACGGAACCAATTATCAGGTGGACGGCGAACCCGTTGGTGAGGGAGTGACCGAGGTTTATATGCCCTTAAATGAGCTGGCGTGGGTTGATGGTGACGGCAACGACTACAGTCTTTTTATTTGTAGCGACGTGATGGTTCAGCTTCCCGGGCTGGTTTCGGATGGAATGAATCAGGAGCCCGAAGTGATCAACGTCGAGGTCGATATAAAGCCCGACAGCAGCGATAATGCCGTCAATTTGCGTTCCAAGGGTGTTGTGCCCGTGGCGTTTGTGTCGAACGAAACTTTTGATGCTACCAGGATCGATTTCGAAACAGTAACCGTTAACGGAAATGTCGGGCTGATAAAATGCCGGGGCAAAAAGCAAAGGCCCATGGTAAGCGAGACCGACGTCAACGGTGACGGGCTGGTGGATCTGCTGGTCAAGCTCGATACGCAGATGCTTGCAGATGCCGGGGTCGAGTCAGTATGCGAGTTTACAGCAACGACCTATGATGGCATGGCAGTGAGAGGCAGCGACAGCATAACCGTCGTCGGTCGAAAATAATATCGGGCGGGGCAAGCAAGCCCGCTGTATAAGAAAAAAGGCGTGTCGGTTACAAGCTGACACGCCTTAATTATCTGATTGATTCTTTTAGAGCCCCGGTCAACTGAAGAGGGCCTCTACGAATTCGTCGGGGTCAAATTCTGCAATGTCTTCGGGGGTTTCGCCCAGGCCGACGAATTTTACGGGGATGTCGAGCTGGTCCTTTATGGCTATGACGATGCCGCCTTTGGCGGTGCCGTCAAGTTTCGCGAGGAAGATGCCGGTGACGTTTATGGTTTCGGTAAATGTCTTGGCCTGCATGATGGCGTTCTGGCCGGTGGTTGCGTCTACGACGAGCAGGACCTCGTGCGGGGCGTCGGGCAGGCGTTTCCGGACGACCTTGCGAATCTTGCCGAGTTCGGCCATGAGGTGTTTCTGCGTATGCAGTCGGCCTGCGGTGTCCATGATGAGGTAGTCGACGTCTCGGGCGACGGCTGCTTCGACTGCGTCATAGGCGACGGCGGCGGGGTCGGCGCCCATTTTGTGTTTGATGATCTGCACACCGATGCGTTCTGACCAGATGGTGAGCTGTTCGACGGCTGCTGCGCGGAAGGTGTCGCATGCGGCGACGACGACTTTTTTATTGTTGCGGCTGAGGGTATAGGCGAGCTTGGCGATGGAGGTGGTTTTACCGCTGCCGTTGGTACCAGCGACGAGAATGACGGTCGGGCCGGACTGGGAGGCATTTAGCTGGCGGTGCTGTTCGGGCCAGTAATCCTTCATTTTTTCCTTGAGGAACGGGATGATGTCGTCGGTCTGCACTATCTGTTTTTTGCGGTATGCGTCCCGCAGGTCCTCTATAAGGCGGTCGGTCGTTTCCACGCCAATATCGTCCGAGATCAGGACCTCTTCGAGCTCATCGAGCAGGTCCTCGTCAATTTTGCGGCCGAGGCCTATGACGGACATAAGTGATGAAGAAATTTTTTCGCGGGTCTTCGTGAGTCTGTCTTTAATGAACCCGACGGTTTTGCCGAACATTCCCATTATTTGCTCCTAATCGTTTTTATCTGGAGTGCCGTATTTGAGGGCACCGGTGTTTTTGCTGTGATTATATCGACCCGTAAGGGGAAGAACTTGACAGGCGGTTAGAGCAGAGCTTTAGATCAAAAACTGCAATAAAATCGCCAGTCTGGAATTTTCGCAGATAAGGTCGCAAATTTCAAGTGACTATATTTTTTGGACTTACGAAGCGTTGGCGGCGGTGCGGTTATAAATTGGTGGAGGGCGCTCGTTTTGATTTGACAAAGGGCGGTTGGGTCATTAGATTTGGCCTATCTGGGCCAGGGAGGATTCCAGTCACCTGCACTTTGCAACGCGGATGCTATTCCATGTGTCAGTGGTAATTTGCGGCTACCGTTGTCTTTATTGCGGGCTGGGAGGGCGTGAATATAAGCGGAAAATGTGGTTTTAAGGATATAGATCTTGGCTGGTCAGGACTCTGCAGCGATATTTGATAAGATATGTGAGAAGGTTCGCAAACTGGATCCGGTGAACACGCGCAAGTGGTTCGACGATCTGGTGTTAGCTCAGTTTGACGGCGGCCTTCTGCAGATCGGATGTCCTGACGAGACCAAGGCTCAATATCTTGAAGATACTTGTCAGTCGGTTTTCAGCCAGGCGGCACAGAGCATCACGGGGCACCTGGTAGGGGTGGAATTTACGGTTGCCGACCGCAAACCGCAGCCGCAGCAGAAAAGCAGAAAAGTCGAGGCGGGCGAGAATGTAAAACTGCACCCGGATTATACTTTCGAGAATTTTGTAGTCGGGCCGTGCAATCGTCTGGCGCATGCCAGTTGTATCGCGGTGAGTAATTCGCCGGGCAATACGTACAATCCGCTTTTTCTTTATGGCACAGTGGGGCTGGGCAAGACGCATCTGCAGCATGCGCTTTGTCATGAGGCCAGGAACCGTGAGCCGAACACGCGGATACGGTTTTTGAGCTGTGAGCAGTTCGTCAACAAGTTCATCAGCGCGATCGAGGCGGGGAACCTGCTGGACTTTCAAACAGAGCTGCGGTCGGTGGATATTCTGGTTATCGACGACATTCAGTTTCTGCGGGAACGTGAGCAGAGTCAGGAAGAGTTTTTCCACACGTTCAATGCACTTTACAACAATCGCAAGCAGATCGTTCTGACTGCGGATTGTGCGCCGGGTGAGCTGCCCGCGATCGAGGATCGGCTGATCAGCAGGTTCAAGTGGGGGCTGGTGTGCAGGATGGACCCGCCAAGCTATGAGACGCGGGTTGCGATCGTGCAGAAGAAGGCGCATCTGCGCGGGCTCGATATCGGTGACGATATTGCGGAATTTATCGCGGATAAGGTGAAGGCTAACATTCGCGAGCTAGAGGGGGCGCTTACGATCATCTATGCGACGGCTCAGACTACAGATGAGCCGATCACGCTGGATCTTGCCAGGCAGGCACTGGGGGATACGGTAAG comes from the Anaerohalosphaera lusitana genome and includes:
- the ftsY gene encoding signal recognition particle-docking protein FtsY, whose translation is MGMFGKTVGFIKDRLTKTREKISSSLMSVIGLGRKIDEDLLDELEEVLISDDIGVETTDRLIEDLRDAYRKKQIVQTDDIIPFLKEKMKDYWPEQHRQLNASQSGPTVILVAGTNGSGKTTSIAKLAYTLSRNNKKVVVAACDTFRAAAVEQLTIWSERIGVQIIKHKMGADPAAVAYDAVEAAVARDVDYLIMDTAGRLHTQKHLMAELGKIRKVVRKRLPDAPHEVLLVVDATTGQNAIMQAKTFTETINVTGIFLAKLDGTAKGGIVIAIKDQLDIPVKFVGLGETPEDIAEFDPDEFVEALFS
- a CDS encoding PKD domain-containing protein, translated to MKAVNGGVKWQLVCFGVLAAICLAGGNAQAYVDATFDQPGTYTLSGDYENVYVGADGNTYTTTVVMEAGVHVNNMVSVASTGALEVYGGSCGLGVSVAAGGSMVVYGENYAVDGTPVAEGITEVSLGFNTLSWTDAAGTSHSLFIGSDEMVQLPGLAVEENQAPAADAGGPYVVDATSWDGAEVTLNGSASSDPDGDDIVSYEWDIDGDGAADSTQASFVGLFPIGASDITLVVVDSKGLASEPVTTTVTVSTWEVGVDIKPESTDNTINMGSNGVVPVAFLSSSDFDATTIDPLTVTLRGEDFNTGLVKVRGKKQNPMATETDVNGDGLIDLYVKLETEKLAEYELDAVCDFGALTYDGLVVSGSDSITVVPQ
- the dnaA gene encoding chromosomal replication initiator protein DnaA; amino-acid sequence: MAGQDSAAIFDKICEKVRKLDPVNTRKWFDDLVLAQFDGGLLQIGCPDETKAQYLEDTCQSVFSQAAQSITGHLVGVEFTVADRKPQPQQKSRKVEAGENVKLHPDYTFENFVVGPCNRLAHASCIAVSNSPGNTYNPLFLYGTVGLGKTHLQHALCHEARNREPNTRIRFLSCEQFVNKFISAIEAGNLLDFQTELRSVDILVIDDIQFLREREQSQEEFFHTFNALYNNRKQIVLTADCAPGELPAIEDRLISRFKWGLVCRMDPPSYETRVAIVQKKAHLRGLDIGDDIAEFIADKVKANIRELEGALTIIYATAQTTDEPITLDLARQALGDTVSTVEKNITISDIIGVVTDHFSVRLSDLQSKKRSQSIALPRQICMYLARNMTRHSLEEIGGHLGGRDHTTVLHACNKITELEKNDQNMRNQLAELSKVIKKG
- a CDS encoding prepilin-type N-terminal cleavage/methylation domain-containing protein, with protein sequence MKKAFTLVELMIVVAILGILAAIALPQLQAHTTQAKEATAKDSLRTMRQQISLFKTQHDGVLPGYAGGSSLSAAFMQMQFTNCTKADGTPGNYQTPTGDYQYGPYVLELPENPFNNRSDIIYVAEATAFSAAVDDSSGWLYKKETGEFHINTTGSDSDGKSYVSY